In uncultured Cohaesibacter sp., a genomic segment contains:
- a CDS encoding DUF6460 domain-containing protein: MTDSKLSRFFGGSPGPVILRLIGLSVVVGIVLSALNLHPRQVLSYLTNFVQHIYYMGFDAIHWAVQYFLLGALIVFPIWLILRLLKIGRKEP; encoded by the coding sequence GTGACCGATTCGAAACTCTCGCGCTTTTTCGGCGGCTCGCCCGGTCCGGTCATTCTGCGACTGATCGGCCTTTCGGTCGTGGTGGGGATTGTCCTCAGCGCCCTCAATCTGCACCCCCGTCAGGTTCTTTCCTATCTGACGAACTTTGTGCAGCATATCTATTACATGGGGTTCGATGCCATTCACTGGGCGGTCCAATATTTCCTGCTCGGGGCGCTCATCGTCTTCCCGATCTGGCTGATCCTGCGGCTGTTGAAAATCGGTCGCAAGGAGCCCTGA
- a CDS encoding MATE family efflux transporter, with the protein MDIASEHNPRAFGVSNRMVLGIAIPMTLGLVTVPLVGIVDMAVIGQLGSAALMGGIAIGSSLFDIVASSFNFLRMGTTGLTAQALGAGDHVSERAVAYRALMIALVLGLITVLIGPFVVPWALTAMGGSSAVNEAARTYLLIRLYAMPFSLANYAIFGWLFGLSKSRQGMVLLILQNSINVVLSMWFVLGLGLGVAGAAFGSIAAEVVASIVGLGMMAHHLRRDWQVPLPRLFHREAFARFLAVNSDIFIRSMVMLFTFTLFTALSARQTDDILAANELLMKFFMFGGFFLDGIATAAEQLGGRAIGARYRPAFEQTVRLTLRWGLGLGLGLSLIMLLLGPAIIDALTTAPEVRALSRVYLFWVAMTPLIATIAFQLDGIYVGATWSSTMRNVSILATSVFFVVQYLAMPSLGNHGLWLGLICFLAARGISLGLMLPSRMAKAFA; encoded by the coding sequence ATGGATATTGCTTCCGAACACAACCCGCGTGCCTTTGGCGTATCGAACAGGATGGTTCTGGGCATTGCCATTCCCATGACACTTGGCCTGGTCACCGTGCCGCTGGTCGGCATTGTCGATATGGCGGTTATCGGCCAGCTGGGCAGCGCGGCCCTGATGGGAGGGATCGCGATCGGTTCATCCCTGTTCGATATCGTCGCCTCCTCGTTCAATTTCCTGCGTATGGGCACAACGGGTCTGACAGCTCAGGCACTTGGGGCCGGAGATCATGTTTCGGAACGGGCGGTGGCCTATCGGGCCCTGATGATCGCGCTCGTTCTCGGGCTCATCACCGTGCTGATCGGCCCGTTTGTCGTGCCCTGGGCGCTGACCGCGATGGGCGGGTCTTCTGCCGTCAATGAGGCGGCCCGGACCTATCTCCTCATCCGGCTCTATGCGATGCCCTTCAGTCTTGCCAACTACGCCATTTTCGGCTGGCTGTTCGGGCTCAGCAAATCCCGGCAGGGCATGGTTCTGCTGATCCTTCAGAACAGCATCAACGTAGTGCTCAGCATGTGGTTCGTGCTCGGTTTGGGGCTCGGAGTTGCTGGCGCGGCTTTCGGGTCGATTGCGGCCGAAGTGGTTGCCTCCATCGTTGGCCTCGGCATGATGGCCCATCATCTGCGACGGGATTGGCAGGTGCCGCTACCGCGCTTGTTTCATCGCGAGGCTTTTGCGCGCTTTCTGGCCGTCAACAGCGATATCTTCATTCGCTCCATGGTGATGCTGTTCACCTTCACCCTGTTCACGGCACTGAGTGCCCGGCAGACAGACGACATTCTGGCAGCCAACGAACTCTTGATGAAATTCTTCATGTTCGGCGGCTTCTTCCTTGACGGGATCGCCACGGCGGCAGAACAGCTCGGCGGACGGGCCATCGGCGCGCGCTATCGTCCGGCCTTTGAGCAGACCGTGCGGCTGACCCTGCGCTGGGGGCTCGGGCTCGGGCTGGGCCTGAGCCTGATCATGCTGCTGCTTGGCCCCGCAATCATCGATGCCCTGACTACGGCTCCCGAGGTGCGGGCGCTGTCACGGGTCTATCTTTTCTGGGTTGCCATGACGCCGCTGATTGCCACCATCGCCTTCCAGCTCGACGGTATCTACGTGGGCGCAACATGGTCTTCAACCATGCGCAATGTCTCCATTCTTGCGACCAGCGTGTTTTTCGTCGTGCAATATCTGGCCATGCCGTCTCTGGGCAATCACGGCCTGTGGCTTGGACTGATCTGCTTCCTCGCCGCACGCGGCATCAGCCTCGGCCTGATGCTGCCCTCGCGCATGGCCAAGGCCTTCGCCTGA
- the arsC gene encoding arsenate reductase (glutaredoxin) (This arsenate reductase requires both glutathione and glutaredoxin to convert arsenate to arsenite, after which the efflux transporter formed by ArsA and ArsB can extrude the arsenite from the cell, providing resistance.): MKKVESMSTTIWHNPRCSKSRQTLELIESKGETPEIRKYLEDAPSVAEIRDVLGLLGIEPRALMRTGEALYKELGLADVSDDDALIKAMADNPKLIERPVVIKNGKARLGRPPESVLEIL; the protein is encoded by the coding sequence ATGAAGAAGGTAGAGAGCATGAGCACGACCATCTGGCACAATCCGCGGTGCTCCAAATCGCGGCAAACCCTCGAACTGATCGAAAGCAAGGGCGAGACGCCCGAGATTCGCAAATATCTCGAGGACGCGCCGAGCGTTGCGGAAATCCGCGATGTCCTCGGGCTGCTTGGTATCGAGCCACGCGCCCTGATGCGCACCGGCGAGGCCCTTTACAAGGAGCTTGGTCTGGCAGATGTGTCCGATGATGACGCCCTGATCAAGGCCATGGCAGACAATCCCAAGCTGATCGAACGCCCGGTGGTGATCAAGAATGGCAAAGCCCGCCTTGGACGTCCGCCGGAATCGGTGCTGGAAATCCTTTAG
- a CDS encoding quinone-dependent dihydroorotate dehydrogenase has protein sequence MSNPFIDTMARKALFTLNPELAHKLAIVALKTGLVRGPRLPDDPALKVRLWDLEFPNPLGMAAGFDKNAEVPDATLALGFGATEIGTVTPLPQPGNPKPRLFRLIDDDAVINRMGFNNEGHAAAHARLAARKARPGIVGVNVGANKDSADRIQDYVKGIAAFADLASFFTVNISSPNTPGLRDLQARDALDNLLARVLEERDTQTKWVGRKVPVLLKIAPDVDEFGLDDICAVAVARGIDGMVVSNTTLDRPTHLKCQKQLAEAGGLSGKPLFDKSTIALAKTRKRVGAKMPLVGVGGVTDALSAIEKVRAGANLVQFYSSMVYGGVSMVGQMVSGMSGILADRGVTHLDEIRGESCDDWAKYPLA, from the coding sequence ATGTCCAACCCGTTTATTGACACGATGGCGCGCAAGGCCCTCTTCACGTTGAACCCGGAGCTGGCGCACAAGCTGGCCATTGTGGCGCTCAAGACAGGGCTGGTGCGCGGTCCCCGATTGCCCGACGATCCGGCACTGAAGGTCCGGCTCTGGGATCTGGAGTTCCCCAATCCGCTGGGCATGGCCGCCGGGTTTGACAAGAATGCCGAAGTACCCGATGCGACCCTCGCCCTCGGGTTTGGTGCGACCGAAATCGGCACCGTCACGCCGCTGCCCCAGCCGGGTAACCCCAAGCCGCGCCTGTTCCGCCTCATTGATGATGATGCCGTCATCAACCGCATGGGCTTCAACAATGAGGGCCATGCCGCCGCCCACGCCCGCCTTGCCGCGCGCAAGGCGCGGCCTGGCATCGTCGGGGTCAATGTTGGCGCCAACAAGGACAGCGCCGATCGCATTCAGGACTATGTGAAGGGCATTGCCGCCTTTGCCGATCTGGCGTCCTTTTTCACGGTCAATATTTCCTCACCCAACACACCGGGTCTGCGCGACCTGCAGGCACGGGACGCGCTGGACAATCTGCTCGCCCGGGTACTGGAAGAACGCGACACCCAGACCAAGTGGGTTGGCCGCAAGGTGCCGGTGCTGCTCAAGATCGCGCCTGATGTGGATGAATTCGGGCTGGATGACATTTGTGCCGTTGCCGTGGCGCGAGGCATCGACGGCATGGTGGTTTCCAACACCACACTCGACCGGCCAACGCATCTCAAATGCCAGAAGCAGCTTGCAGAAGCGGGTGGCCTGTCCGGCAAGCCGCTGTTCGACAAGTCGACCATCGCCCTTGCCAAGACCCGCAAGCGGGTTGGCGCCAAAATGCCGTTGGTGGGCGTCGGCGGCGTGACCGATGCTCTCTCGGCTATCGAGAAGGTCCGGGCCGGTGCCAATCTGGTGCAGTTCTACTCATCCATGGTCTATGGTGGCGTGTCCATGGTGGGCCAAATGGTCTCCGGGATGTCCGGCATTCTTGCTGACAGGGGCGTTACCCATCTCGACGAGATCCGAGGCGAGAGCTGTGATGACTGGGCCAAGTATCCGCTGGCTTGA
- a CDS encoding DUF952 domain-containing protein, with protein MVKRIYKLATREQWAEARETGLFLGAPVDLADGFIHFSTAAQVEETARKHFRGVDDLLLLAVSVDQLSALDGPLKWEPSRGGALFPHLYTSMPVSSVLEEIALPMDGEGFHAFPQLQQEE; from the coding sequence ATGGTGAAACGCATCTACAAGCTTGCGACAAGAGAACAGTGGGCTGAAGCCAGGGAAACAGGGCTGTTTCTCGGCGCACCGGTGGATCTTGCCGACGGGTTCATTCATTTTTCCACTGCCGCACAGGTGGAGGAAACCGCCCGCAAGCATTTCCGGGGTGTTGATGACTTGCTGCTTCTTGCCGTATCGGTTGACCAATTGAGCGCGCTCGACGGTCCCCTGAAATGGGAACCCTCCCGTGGTGGCGCCCTGTTCCCGCATCTTTACACCAGCATGCCGGTGTCCTCCGTCCTTGAAGAGATTGCCTTGCCCATGGATGGAGAAGGCTTTCATGCATTTCCGCAGTTGCAACAAGAAGAATAG
- a CDS encoding alpha/beta fold hydrolase yields the protein MKAGRKRQKRFFLPAFLLASVLAGLLSLSAPLRAEDSHVPLEPVDCPASATEGQDVVCFIFHVPSDWNDIANRPMQLPVMRFAPLGETASLPPLLILAGGPGQSTILLQKSIVNNLKFLRQKREIILMDQRGTGPLAEALQCSSALGKGEIIDSDKLIDCLKKAEGEGYRLSDYRTDFAVEDYRALRYALKIDKWAIIASSYGARVAQGLVRRDDKGIDRLLFNGPLFLATRLFDWKPEEKVDDLIEVCNDDDVCRGAFPDLYWDYQRLPFAMRNVKLAEGEIFPASAQPFFYQNRLDALLSLNKAASVPADITATAHSVDEALKQDTIWSPPDPLPQSMKRISLLMHFAISCAEEVERLADQSELDLLQPLTVSFYRQACERIKRATTHTVKLKKGWDQGAKSARPTLILNGELDTIVRPDAVAETLPLFSDAAWVTIPFGGHDVLSINPCARELADRFLAGAEPEAMDTACANNRTLAFTLTAQMAK from the coding sequence ATGAAGGCTGGCAGGAAGAGACAGAAACGCTTTTTTCTGCCAGCCTTTCTTTTGGCTTCTGTGCTGGCAGGCCTTCTGTCCCTGTCGGCTCCGCTCAGGGCCGAAGACAGTCATGTGCCGCTGGAGCCGGTAGATTGTCCCGCTTCCGCCACGGAAGGGCAGGACGTCGTCTGCTTCATCTTCCATGTCCCCTCTGACTGGAATGACATCGCCAACCGCCCCATGCAATTGCCCGTGATGCGCTTTGCCCCGCTGGGCGAGACAGCAAGTCTGCCCCCCCTGCTCATTCTGGCGGGTGGTCCGGGGCAATCGACGATCCTGCTGCAAAAGAGCATCGTCAACAATCTCAAGTTCCTGCGCCAGAAGCGCGAGATCATCCTCATGGACCAGCGCGGCACGGGCCCTCTGGCCGAAGCGCTGCAGTGTTCGAGCGCTCTGGGCAAGGGCGAGATCATCGATAGCGACAAGTTGATCGACTGCCTGAAGAAAGCCGAAGGCGAAGGCTATCGCCTATCGGACTATCGCACGGACTTCGCTGTCGAGGACTATCGCGCCCTGCGCTATGCACTGAAGATCGACAAGTGGGCCATCATCGCCAGTTCCTATGGTGCACGGGTGGCGCAGGGGTTGGTCCGGCGCGACGACAAGGGGATCGACCGCCTCCTGTTCAACGGCCCGCTGTTTCTGGCGACCCGTCTGTTCGACTGGAAGCCGGAGGAGAAGGTTGACGACCTCATTGAGGTCTGCAATGACGATGATGTCTGCCGCGGTGCCTTTCCGGATCTCTACTGGGATTACCAGCGTCTGCCTTTTGCCATGCGCAATGTGAAGTTGGCCGAAGGCGAGATCTTCCCCGCTTCAGCCCAGCCCTTCTTTTATCAGAACCGGCTGGACGCGCTGCTGTCACTGAACAAGGCGGCTTCTGTGCCGGCAGACATCACGGCTACGGCGCACAGCGTCGATGAGGCTCTCAAGCAGGATACCATCTGGTCTCCGCCCGACCCGCTGCCCCAGTCCATGAAGCGGATCAGCCTTCTGATGCATTTCGCGATTTCCTGCGCCGAAGAAGTGGAGCGGCTGGCAGATCAGTCTGAACTGGATCTGCTTCAGCCTCTGACGGTGAGCTTCTACCGGCAGGCCTGTGAGCGCATCAAGCGCGCAACCACACACACGGTCAAACTCAAGAAGGGATGGGATCAGGGCGCCAAATCCGCCCGCCCGACGCTCATTCTCAACGGCGAACTGGACACGATCGTTCGCCCCGATGCCGTCGCCGAGACGCTGCCGCTTTTCTCCGACGCGGCGTGGGTCACCATTCCATTCGGTGGCCATGATGTGCTCAGCATCAACCCCTGTGCCCGCGAACTGGCGGACCGCTTCCTTGCAGGCGCAGAGCCCGAGGCGATGGATACGGCCTGCGCCAACAATCGCACGCTCGCCTTCACGCTCACTGCACAAATGGCCAAATAG
- a CDS encoding lysine--tRNA ligase: protein MTSQTALPLALSDELVEAAATSKAWPFEEARKLVKRYEKSGMPDEVLFETGYGPSGLPHIGTFGEVARTSMVRTAFRAITNDAVKTRMLCFSDDMDGFRKVPTNLPNQEMLAAHLGLPLTKVPDPFGTHEGFAQHNNARLCAFLDQFGFDYEFASSTDYYTSGRFDETLLRMLEVYDKVMDIILPTLGKERQATYSPFLPVCPRTGKVLQVPMIERNVSEGTVVYADPETGEKVKVPVTGGAVKCQWKADWAMRWAALDVAYEMSGKDLIDSVTLSTKICRALGKPQPESLSYELFLDETGAKISKSKGNGLTIEEWLTYASPESLSLYMFQKPKTAKKLYFDVIPKAVDEYFTFLGNLEKEDLTKQLNNPTWHIHSGNPPKVDMPITFALLLNLVSAANAQDKDVLWGFISRYVPGASAENHPKLDELVGYAIRYFADFVKPKKVFRAATEMEATAMQDLATRLAGMKDISDAEALQTEVFAVGNSYEFDNLRDWFKALYQVLLGQDQGPRFGSFIALYGVENTIELIDRGVKGELLNG from the coding sequence ATGACTTCGCAAACCGCCCTTCCGCTCGCGCTCTCCGATGAACTTGTCGAAGCAGCCGCAACGTCCAAGGCCTGGCCGTTTGAAGAGGCGCGAAAACTGGTCAAACGCTATGAGAAGTCCGGCATGCCGGACGAAGTCCTGTTCGAGACCGGCTATGGCCCCTCCGGCTTGCCGCACATCGGCACCTTCGGTGAAGTGGCCCGCACCTCGATGGTCCGCACCGCTTTCCGCGCCATCACCAACGACGCGGTCAAGACCCGCATGCTGTGCTTCTCGGACGACATGGACGGCTTCCGCAAGGTGCCGACCAACCTGCCCAATCAGGAGATGCTGGCTGCGCATCTGGGGCTGCCGCTGACCAAGGTGCCCGATCCCTTCGGCACCCACGAAGGCTTTGCGCAGCACAACAATGCCCGCCTCTGCGCCTTCCTCGACCAGTTCGGCTTCGACTATGAATTCGCTTCCTCGACCGACTATTACACGTCCGGCCGTTTCGACGAGACCCTGCTGCGCATGCTGGAAGTCTATGACAAGGTCATGGACATCATCCTGCCGACGCTGGGCAAGGAACGCCAAGCGACCTACTCGCCCTTCCTGCCCGTCTGCCCGCGCACCGGCAAGGTGCTGCAGGTGCCGATGATCGAGCGCAACGTTTCTGAAGGCACAGTGGTCTATGCGGATCCGGAAACCGGCGAGAAGGTCAAGGTGCCGGTCACCGGTGGTGCTGTCAAATGCCAGTGGAAGGCCGACTGGGCCATGCGCTGGGCCGCTCTTGATGTGGCCTATGAGATGAGCGGCAAGGACCTTATCGACAGTGTCACGCTGTCGACCAAGATCTGCCGTGCGCTTGGCAAGCCGCAGCCGGAGAGCCTGTCCTACGAGCTGTTCCTTGATGAGACCGGCGCCAAGATCTCCAAGTCCAAGGGCAACGGCCTGACGATCGAGGAATGGCTGACCTATGCCTCGCCGGAGAGCCTGTCGCTCTACATGTTCCAGAAGCCGAAGACCGCCAAGAAGCTCTATTTTGACGTCATCCCGAAGGCCGTGGACGAGTATTTCACCTTCCTTGGCAATCTCGAGAAGGAAGATCTCACAAAGCAGCTGAACAACCCGACCTGGCATATCCATTCGGGCAACCCGCCCAAGGTCGACATGCCGATCACCTTCGCGCTGCTGCTCAATCTGGTGAGCGCAGCCAATGCACAGGACAAGGACGTGCTCTGGGGCTTCATTTCCCGTTACGTGCCGGGCGCCAGCGCAGAGAACCACCCAAAGCTTGACGAACTGGTCGGTTATGCCATCCGCTACTTCGCGGACTTCGTCAAACCCAAGAAGGTCTTCCGGGCGGCAACCGAAATGGAAGCAACCGCCATGCAGGATCTGGCAACCCGTCTGGCTGGCATGAAAGACATCTCCGATGCGGAAGCCCTGCAGACGGAAGTCTTTGCGGTTGGTAACTCCTATGAGTTCGACAATCTGCGCGACTGGTTCAAGGCGCTCTATCAGGTGCTGCTGGGGCAGGATCAGGGGCCGCGCTTTGGCTCCTTCATCGCCCTTTACGGGGTCGAGAATACCATCGAACTGATCGACAGGGGGGTGAAGGGTGAGTTGCTGAACGGCTGA
- a CDS encoding tellurite resistance TerB family protein: MTKIVSPEEALIYVMVSTSAADRTMTDSELLKIGEEVQTLPVFAEFDKERLVTVSRDCSDLLAEGGVDLVLQIVHASLPEKLRETAYALAVEVAAADLQVEQDELQFLLLLRDELELDRLHVGAIEHSARVRYRRI, translated from the coding sequence ATGACCAAGATCGTCTCGCCGGAAGAAGCGCTTATCTACGTGATGGTTTCGACATCCGCAGCTGACCGGACCATGACCGATTCCGAACTCTTGAAAATCGGAGAAGAGGTGCAGACCCTGCCCGTCTTCGCGGAGTTCGACAAGGAACGCCTCGTTACGGTTTCCCGTGACTGCTCGGACCTGCTCGCAGAGGGCGGTGTCGATCTCGTCCTTCAGATCGTCCATGCCAGCTTGCCCGAAAAGCTGCGTGAAACCGCCTATGCGCTGGCCGTGGAAGTGGCTGCAGCCGACTTGCAGGTGGAGCAGGACGAATTGCAGTTCCTGCTGCTGCTGCGTGATGAGCTGGAACTGGATCGTCTGCATGTTGGTGCCATCGAGCACAGCGCCCGCGTGCGCTATCGCCGCATCTAG
- a CDS encoding 1-acyl-sn-glycerol-3-phosphate acyltransferase: protein MGETLAQKSIRVIYDGVNKAQSSLIAHQSRRHLERTAHISDDVRELVDWYIEVRARHLVTGRFGPAYAPLIRKAVRYDNLCRLIAGWRYNDSGYQMAEAMLALMEPRVTTTGLEKLPQHGGCLVATNHPTGLPDGLALFDQVRKVRQDLALFVFADLLSINPNAADLMIPVEWRPNLRDRSAMRRTMSIAAEAFRNERLVGIFPSGRLSYWNGRGLKERPWNSSFLRMAKKHKIPIIPGHIRARNSLTFYALSQISTELRDIQSIRELQNKHGAKFHITFGEPIDPDSLLGDMDEIAARMQLYVERDLPRHPDRRFNPKA, encoded by the coding sequence ATGGGTGAAACTCTGGCACAGAAATCCATCCGCGTCATCTATGACGGGGTCAACAAGGCCCAGTCCAGCCTGATCGCCCACCAATCCCGCCGCCATCTCGAACGGACAGCCCATATCTCGGACGATGTGCGCGAACTGGTGGACTGGTATATCGAAGTGCGGGCGCGGCATCTGGTCACCGGGCGGTTCGGCCCGGCCTACGCCCCCCTCATCCGCAAGGCCGTGCGTTACGACAATCTCTGCCGCCTCATAGCCGGATGGCGCTACAACGACTCCGGCTATCAGATGGCAGAGGCCATGCTGGCACTGATGGAACCGCGAGTGACCACGACTGGCCTTGAGAAGCTGCCGCAACACGGTGGCTGTCTTGTTGCCACCAACCATCCCACCGGCCTGCCCGACGGGCTGGCGCTGTTCGATCAGGTGCGCAAGGTGCGGCAGGATCTGGCGCTGTTCGTGTTTGCCGACCTGTTGTCGATCAACCCCAATGCCGCCGATCTGATGATCCCGGTGGAATGGCGTCCGAACCTGCGCGACCGCTCGGCGATGCGCCGCACCATGTCGATTGCCGCCGAAGCCTTTCGCAACGAGCGGCTGGTGGGCATCTTCCCATCCGGACGGTTGTCCTATTGGAACGGCAGAGGTCTCAAGGAGCGCCCCTGGAATTCCAGCTTCCTGCGGATGGCGAAAAAGCACAAGATCCCGATCATTCCGGGCCATATCCGGGCCCGCAACTCGCTGACCTTCTATGCTCTCAGCCAGATCTCGACGGAGTTGCGCGACATCCAGTCCATTCGCGAGTTGCAGAACAAGCATGGCGCCAAATTCCACATCACCTTCGGCGAGCCGATTGATCCGGACAGCCTGTTGGGGGACATGGACGAGATCGCGGCCCGGATGCAGCTCTATGTAGAGCGTGACTTGCCACGGCATCCGGACCGGCGCTTCAATCCAAAGGCCTGA
- a CDS encoding thymidine kinase translates to MSKLYFTYSAMNAGKSTLLLQASYNYAERGMRTLLYTAALDNRTKVGEISSRIGLKAEAFVFAADTDLFEHVANQYDRETGARRPDCIFFDEAQFLSEDQVWQLCRVADELRIPVMCYGLRTDFQGHLFPGSRLLLAWADELREARTICWCGRKASMVVRIDHDGKIIAEGDQVVIGGEESYVSLCRKHWASKDLGDADRSDPQGDLPFDV, encoded by the coding sequence ATGTCCAAACTCTATTTCACCTATTCGGCCATGAATGCAGGCAAGTCGACCCTGCTGCTGCAGGCGTCCTACAACTACGCCGAACGGGGCATGCGGACACTGCTCTATACCGCTGCGCTCGACAACCGCACCAAGGTGGGCGAGATTTCCTCCCGCATCGGGCTCAAGGCGGAAGCCTTCGTCTTTGCTGCGGACACCGATCTGTTCGAGCATGTTGCCAATCAGTATGACCGGGAAACCGGGGCGAGAAGACCCGATTGCATCTTTTTCGACGAAGCGCAGTTCCTCTCCGAAGATCAGGTCTGGCAATTGTGCCGGGTGGCTGACGAGCTACGCATTCCGGTGATGTGCTACGGGTTGAGGACCGACTTTCAGGGCCATCTGTTCCCCGGCTCCCGGCTGCTTTTGGCCTGGGCGGACGAATTGCGCGAGGCGCGTACCATCTGCTGGTGTGGCCGCAAGGCCTCCATGGTGGTGCGGATCGACCATGACGGCAAGATCATCGCCGAAGGCGATCAGGTGGTCATCGGCGGCGAGGAAAGCTATGTCTCGCTCTGTCGCAAGCACTGGGCCAGCAAGGATCTTGGGGATGCTGACCGGTCCGATCCGCAGGGTGATCTGCCTTTTGACGTGTGA
- a CDS encoding DUF930 domain-containing protein, whose translation MHIGGVSVSLILHGLFILALASIAPRLLDAPQEEPPITVEIIPFVPPPPPLTELPADPVAEPQSIEPPKAPKVMKQPDGMIHSNRIYSEEVLQRPENAEGLRDYRNLAPDEQREQLCSLETLEQIAAWSKVYKPERMVTYSFGEVQYKGNHMIANGAVFWSHDNWHRVKFDCVLSPDQSKVESLAFAVGTIVPKSDWEEHYLTKYK comes from the coding sequence ATGCACATTGGCGGCGTTTCCGTCTCGCTCATCCTGCATGGCCTTTTCATTCTTGCTCTCGCCTCCATCGCGCCTCGTCTACTGGACGCACCGCAGGAGGAACCGCCGATCACGGTGGAGATCATCCCCTTTGTGCCACCGCCGCCTCCGCTCACAGAGCTACCCGCAGACCCCGTTGCCGAGCCGCAGTCCATAGAGCCTCCAAAGGCGCCAAAGGTCATGAAGCAGCCCGATGGCATGATCCATTCAAACCGGATCTATTCGGAGGAAGTGTTGCAACGACCGGAGAATGCGGAGGGTCTCAGGGATTATCGCAATCTCGCCCCGGACGAACAGCGCGAGCAGCTATGCTCGCTGGAGACGCTTGAGCAGATCGCTGCCTGGAGCAAGGTCTACAAACCCGAGCGCATGGTCACCTACAGCTTTGGCGAGGTGCAATACAAAGGCAATCACATGATTGCCAACGGCGCGGTCTTCTGGAGCCATGACAACTGGCACCGGGTCAAGTTCGACTGCGTGCTGTCGCCAGACCAGAGCAAGGTGGAAAGCCTCGCCTTCGCCGTTGGCACCATCGTGCCCAAAAGCGACTGGGAAGAGCATTACCTCACCAAATACAAATAG
- a CDS encoding alpha/beta family hydrolase: MSNPAPITADSPFDFLINQPEGSPRAVLMLAHGAGAPMDSSFMERMASMLTDNGIVVVRFEFSYMARRRVDGKRRPAGRAERWTHHYFRAVEELLQGEDWNHAWDDLPLLIGGKSMGGRVAAMLACDEDLELAVKGVVVFGYPFHPIGKSEPADWRLEPLEASLLPVLICQGERDDFGWWDEVNALELPQQVTLEWITDGSHDLGPTGKSEATMKSNLMHAAKLAADFAANPPVLEMDFGSDAPIDGLDEDDEE, from the coding sequence ATGTCCAATCCTGCCCCCATCACTGCTGATAGCCCTTTTGATTTTCTCATCAACCAGCCGGAAGGAAGCCCGCGCGCTGTCCTGATGCTGGCGCATGGTGCCGGGGCGCCGATGGACTCTTCCTTCATGGAGCGGATGGCGTCGATGCTGACCGACAATGGCATTGTCGTGGTGCGGTTCGAGTTTTCCTACATGGCCCGTCGTCGTGTCGACGGCAAACGCCGCCCGGCTGGTCGAGCCGAGCGCTGGACGCACCATTATTTCCGTGCCGTCGAGGAACTGCTGCAGGGGGAAGACTGGAACCATGCCTGGGATGATCTGCCGCTGCTGATCGGAGGCAAGAGCATGGGCGGACGCGTGGCGGCGATGCTCGCCTGCGACGAGGATCTTGAGCTGGCGGTCAAGGGTGTCGTGGTCTTTGGCTATCCCTTCCATCCGATCGGCAAGTCCGAGCCTGCCGACTGGCGCCTTGAGCCACTTGAGGCGAGCCTGCTGCCGGTTCTCATCTGTCAGGGCGAACGGGATGATTTCGGCTGGTGGGACGAGGTGAATGCGCTGGAGCTGCCGCAACAGGTCACTCTTGAATGGATCACTGATGGCAGTCACGATCTGGGGCCGACCGGCAAGTCCGAGGCGACCATGAAGAGCAACCTGATGCATGCCGCAAAGCTTGCTGCCGACTTTGCGGCCAACCCGCCGGTGCTGGAAATGGATTTCGGATCCGATGCCCCGATTGACGGGTTGGATGAAGACGACGAAGAATAG